The nucleotide sequence CACAAAAAGCGGTGTTAGACGCCACTTTAGTAGATACTACTTTTGAAGCAGCGTGGTTTGACAGCGCAACAGATGTAGAGCCATTATTTGTTGGATCTAATTTTGTTTCGGAAGACGATGTAACGCAAAACAGAAGTTTCTGGTTACGCAGCCAAAAAGTGGTGCCAAATACGCCAATTACAATTGGTACAGGTACATCTTCCTCAACGTCTGAAACATTCTTGTATCATGGATGGGGAGGTATGAAGTTTCAACATATTTATACTGCTAAAGAGTTATCCGCTGCTGGATTAACAGCTGGAAATATTACATCACTAGATTTTAATGTTGTTACTTCAGGTACCTCAAACAGAAATGACTTTAGTATAGCGATGGGGGCTACGACTCAATCATCTGCTACATCATCACATATTGCAAATAGTACCTTAACGCAAGTTTATGCAAATCCTAGTGAAACTTTTGCAGTTGGTACAAAAACATTTACTTTAACCACACCTTATGCATGGGACGGTGTAAGTAATATTGTGGTTCAAATTGTTTGGACTAATCAAAATACAGGTGGAACAAGCGGATCCGTGCGTTACCACACTACTAGTCCAAGTATGACAACTTATAGCTATGCTGATAATAGATCAGCTGCGGACTTTCTAGCAACTATTTCAGGTAGTGTTAGTGGTAGTGGTAGTACTTTAACTAAAACCGCACGTCCAAATATTGTTTTCAAAGGAAACGCAGGCTGTATATCCCCAGCGATAGAAATTCCGGTAACGGTTTCATTAAAACCGGCATTTGAACTTTCCACAGCGAGCATTACCTCATGTGAGGGCGGAGTATCAGATCCTGTAACCATTACCACCAACTTGGGTAACTACGATACATTTGTATGGACACCAAGTGCGGGAGTAAGCGGTGACGCAGTAAATGGTTGGACTTTCGCTACCAACGTGGAACAAGAATATGTATTATCTGCTACACAATCAAACGGTATTTGTGAGCACATTAAAACAGTTCGCGTATATGCAGGTAAAAAACCGGAAGCATTAACCACATTAGCTAGTTCTTACGACATTTGTAAAAACGAAATTCAAGAGTTAGAAGCTTTAGAAAGCATACCTGCTATGGCATCAATAGGTAGTAAATTAACTACCACAGCTGCAACAAGCGAAGTGTCTGCTTTTGTACAAAGTGCAATGTACTCTAAACAACAATATATTTATACGGCAGCAGAATTGATTGCACAAGGTGTAAATACATCAGGATATATTAACAGCTTGTCATTTGAAACCATTAATTCAGGAGCAAGTTTTAGCAACCCAATGTACACTGTGAAAATGATGTTAACACCAAATGCTACATTTGGTACGACTAACTTTGCTACGGGTAATTTATCAACCGTATATTCAGAAGTGAATCATACACACACCTTCCAAGGTATGCAAACTATACAGTTTGACAGTCCTTTCTATTGGGATGGACAATCAAACATATTGGTAGAAATCACCCAAGAAGGTATGGGTTCAGGTAACAACGCACAAACCTATTTTACAACCACACCAGGTTCCAATGTAGGTATGTATGCAACAAGTGCTACTGATCCAAACCCTACTGCAGGAACACGTACAACCGATCGTTTAGATGTTCAATTTGGTTTAGAACAATCAAGCGTAACATGGTCGCCAATAAACAATTTATATGTGGATGCGGCAGCAACTGTTCCATACACAGCAGGTACAAATGCTTTAACGGTTTACACCACATCGGGTGTAGCCATGAATCAAGTGTATAATGCATTGTTAACAGCACCATCGGGTTGTGAAACCACAAAAGCAATTACCATAAACGTAGCAGACGTGGTTACTCCAGTGGTACAAAATCAAACTTTTTGTCAGGCAACACCGGTAAGTAATGTAGTTGTAACAGGTGGTGCAAATGCAACTTTTGAATTTTATAGTTCAGCAACAGCAACAACACCTATCACCAACATTACCCAAACAGGTACGTACTATGTAGAAGCAACCCAAGGTAATTGTAAATCGGTACGTGTGCCATTTACAGCAACGGTAACACCATTGGCACTGCCAACTGCGCAATTTACACAAGTAGTTTGTGGCGGCGGAACAGTATCAGCCTTAATGGCTTCAGGTGTAAGCGGCTCTCAAATCAGATGGTATAGTTCAGCAACATCTACTACTCCATTGGCATCTACCACTCCGTTGGTTGATAACACCACTTATTATGCTTCGCAAATGTTAGGAGCATGTGAGTCAGGTAGAATAGCTGTATTGGTTGATATTAACGCGGCACCAGCATCATTAACACCACAAACCATTTCAATATGTGGTACGTTAAATTACGGTAACGTTAATTTAAATCAAATACCGGGTGCAGAATTAGTATGGTATCCATCAGCTACTTCTACAACACCAATACCAAACAATGGACAAATAGTAAACGGAACCTATTATGTTTCTCAACGTGTAAACGGATGTGAATCATTACGTGTTCAGGTTATTGCAACTTCTCAAGGAAGTGTTCCGGCACCAACTGCAACAATCCAGAATATTTGTGGAGCAGGTACAGTAGCGCAATTAAATGCACAAATTTTACCAAATGCAACAGCAGAGTGGTATAGTAATGCAACAGCGGTAACACCATTGGCAGCCAATACGCCATTAACAAATGGAACTTACTATGTTTCTCAAAGAGTAGGCAACTGCGTATCGGTAAAAGTGCCAGTAGCAGTTCGTTTAATAAGTACAGCTGCTCCGGCAGTAGCTCCAATAACATTATGTGCGGGCTCTACAGTAGGAAGTATCACCTTACCAACACCATCAGGAGTATCTTACAGATGGTATGTAAACAGTACTTCAACAGTAGTTTTACCATCAACAGATGTTTTACAATCGGGGTATTACTTTGTGACACGCGTTGAAAACGGATGTGAGTCAGCACGTACACAAGTTCAAATCACCATCAATAGCAGACCAAACAGCCCAACAGGTGCATCGCCTCAAACATTTAACGATACAGACAATGCACAAATAAGCAGTTTGATTATGACCCAGCCAAATGTGGTTTGGTATGCAACATACGATGATGCTATGAAAGGATTAAACCCATTGAACCAAAATATGCCATTGGTTGATCAAACAACTTATTACGCAGTAATTATTGGTTCGAACGGATGTCCAAGTTTACCAACCCCTATAGAAGTTCGTATTTTATTAGGAGTAAACGATTTTGATTTAAGTAAATTAAATTACTATCCAAACCCAGTAAACGATCAGTTAACCATCACTTACAGTGAAGTAATCACCAATGTGGAAGTATTTGATTTGAATGGACGATTGGTAATGAAAAATAGTTTTGATAAAGAAACAGTTCAATTAGATTTTAGCAGATTAAGTTCAGGAACTTATATGTTGAATGTTAAAACTAAGGAAAACAGCCAATTTATTAAAATTGTAAAAAAATAGTTTTAAATTAGCCAAAGGGCATTTCTGCCCTTGGCTAAATTTATCATTAAAATATAATAATATGATGAGAAAGTATTTAATAATTCTAACATTGTTGTTGCCTTTCATTAATTGGGCCCAACCAATTTCTCCAAATCCTTATGTAAAGGATTGGGAAAATACTACCCAACTTGGTTGGACACAAGTTGTGGGCGCTTTCAATGTGACACCAGAAGCACCTTGTCAAGGGTTAAATTCGATAAGAGCAAAAGTACAAGGTGTCGGTACTTTGAGTAAAGCTGTTCTAAGATCCCCTAGTTTGGGAATAACTTCAGGAGCACTTATAACATTTTCGTACGACTATAAATGGTTGGCTGATAATGGAAATATAAGCGGTAATCCCATTGGGGCTACACTAAATAGTATTAACCTAGAATGGCAGTGGGCAAGTAATCAAGGTGGTCCTTGGTATACCTTTGATGTTGTTGATAGTAATAATCATACTGTCTCAGCTTTTTGTACGACAAGGACAGTTACTTTTTCTGGATATTCTGGTAAAGATTTATATTTAAGAGTAAGTATAACAAATAAATCAGCAAATGGAAACAATTACTTGTATATTGATAATATAAATGCAACCGAAGATTTAGTTCCGCCAACTTGCTATATGCCTTTAAATGTTCGGGTTATAGATAAAACAGATTCAAGTTTTGAGGTGCGTTGGGAAAACCCAACAGGACAAAGTGCTTCATCTATTGATTGGGAGGTTCGAACTTCAGGTTTACCTGGTTCTGGACCTAATGGTTTAATAGGAAGTGGTTCAGAGCCTGGTACATCAACTTCGGTTGATATTGATGCACCTGCTGCAAACCTATCACCTGAAACAGTTTATAAAATCTATTTGAAGACAAGTTGTAGCGCAACAAATGCAAGTTCTTGGATCGGAATAGATGATATTACTTACTGTAATGAATTCGATATCGATACACAGCAAGTAAATGTATGTGGAATTCAAGAAGTAGATTTGGATTATAATGTCCCAGGAACTAAATTTTGGTTTGATGAGGATGATAATCTTGTAGAGCAAGGTGTAAATACATTTACAACTCCTGAAATAACGGAATCTAGAAAGTATGTCGTTTTTTCAGGTACACAAACAACAGCTACTGATCAACAAGAGTTATTGATTGGAAATGGAGTTGCAACAAGTACTACTGTAACACCTCTTACAGGATCCAAAGCAAATAAAGCGCAATATATTTACCTAGCCAGCGAGTTAAAAGGTGCAGGCTTTAACAAGGGCATAATTAAAAATTTTGGTTTTAGAACAGGTTTAACAGCTGGAACATTATTACGCAACAATCTGGCGATTCATATGGGTCATACAAAACTAGAAGAATTCCCGTCAAATGATTTTATACCTACAAATGAATTAAAAATTGCGAAATACGAAGCTAATGAAACACTTGTTGCTGACCAGATAAATTGGTTTAAGCTTGATGAGCCGTTTATTTGGGACGGATATTCTAATATTGTAGTCCAATTTACATATAGTGATATAGCCGGACCAGCTCCTAGCGCAACACCAGTTGTTTGTTCGCCTCTAAACGAGCAAAGAAGTTTGTATAGCGGAAATGCTACATTATCTTTAGCGCAAATGTATGCCGAAGTATCTGGTACTAGAAACACAATTCGCATGAATGGCTATTTTAAAATTATAGATGGTTGTTTTGGAGCGATGAGAACTTATGAACTGAATTTCTCTGATGCACCAACTCTCAACCTTTCTGCTGATATTGTTAATAATTGTTCTGGAAAACCTTTAACAAAATTGTATATTTTAACAGGTGTTAGTGATTATGATACCTATGAGTGGACAACTGTTGATCCAAACGATCCAAATGATCCAGCAAATGATCCAAATGACCCAAATAACCCAGCAAACGCAATTCTTGGTGATGAGAATGTTGGTTGGACTTTCAATACAACGATGAACATGACCTATGTGTTAAGAGCTTCTAATGTAGGTGGGGATAGATGTGTAATTGAAAAAACGGTTTCAGTAGAAAACAATCCTTCTCCTCAAATGTTGCAACTGTTAAATAGTTACAGTCTATGTTTTAATGATATCCAAGAGTTAAAAGTAGATAATTTAGTTAATGAAACACCTATAAGAAATTTATTTAATGGAAACATTAATGGTGTAACTATTAGCAATACCGTATCAGGAGATGCAATTTCTAATGAAACAGCACTTTTTTCTGAAGGTAATGGTAGTTTAAAAATTACACATGCAGCACAAACAAATGCAATTGTTAACTTAGCTACATCAGTGAATATGAATAACCTTAAATCTATCACGGTTGAGTTTGATCATATTGCTGCTTTACAAGCTGGTACAATAAATGTTCAAGATTACGCGTATTTAGAATATACAACTGATAATGGAGCAACTTGGAAACCATTTTTACCGGAGCATTATACTGGTTCTGCTAGTACCACTCTCCCAAAACCTGTTGGTAACACAAGTTTGCAAGCTATGTTCTTTACTAAAACATCTTATGCTGATTGGGTAAGTTTCCAACAAGCAACAATTCCTACTAATACGGCGTGGAAATCTGAGAAGTTTACTGTTCCAGCAGATGATTTTACTGGAGCTGGAACATTCCAAGTTCGCTTTAGAATGGGAGCAGATGGTAATACGCAATTTGCAGGATGGTATATTGATAATGTAAGAATTACACCTATTAGTAATTACCAAGTAACATGGACACCAATTGCTAATTTGTATTATGATCAAAACGCAACAGTTCCTTATGATGGTTTAATTAATACTGGAACACTTTATTTGAAAGGTACAACTAATAGTTTAAATGTGCCATATAAGGTGGAAATTGAAAATCAGTATGGATGTACTGTTGAGAAAAACTTTACAGTTAGTATTGGTTTGAAAGAAGCTCCAGTCGTAAATAATATTACTAGTTGTGGTCCCGTTAATGTAGCTAGTACAAACTTTGGTAAAAATCCAAACGGCGTATTAACATATTATAGTAGTCAAAATTCTAGTTTGCCAATTACTCAAATCACAAATTCTGGCGTATATTATGTTGACCAAGTAATCTCCGGTTGTAAATCTGCAAGAGTGCCGTTTACTGTAGTTATCAATCCACCGGCAACTGTACCTGTGGCACCTGCAAATCAAGCATTCTGCGGATCAGCTACCGTTAGTAATTTAACGTACAACTCTATTAATGGATTAAATATCCAATGGTACACAACTCAAGCAGGAGGAACACCATTAGCAAGTACAACACCAATTAATAACGGCATTTATTATGGTGAGTTTACAAGCGGACCTTGTACTTCATCAGCTCGTGTAGCTGTAAATGTATCAGTGGGAGTTACTCCTTCGGCTATTTCTTTAAGTAATGTATATATATGCGGTACTTCAACAATAGCTAGCATTGCTGTTACATCTTCGCCAGGAGCAACAGTGAATTGGTATCAAAATGTGAATGATGTTACACCGCTCGCGAATTCAACAGTATTAACAACTGGTACCTACTATATTGCACAAAAAATAGGGAACTGTGAGTCTTCTAGATCTGCGGTAGTGGTGTCAACAGTGCAAAACCTGACTATGCCAACAGCAAATACAACGCAAACATTTTGTGGAAACGCAACAGTTGGAAGTTTAATGGCTTCACCAACAACCGTGGGAGCAAATGTTTACTGGTATGGCTTTAGTACATCAGACACACCATTATCTAATACCACACCATTGGTAACAGGTACTTACTACGTGGGTCAGTCAGTTGGTGACTGTGACTCTCCTAAACGTGCTGTGAGTGTTAAGATTTTAAGTGTTAATGCACCGGTCATCAACCCAATTACTATTTGTGGTGATGCTACTGTTTCATCTTTACCTTTAAGTTCTGGTACTGGAATTAGTTATAAAGTATTTGACAATGCATTTGCAACTACAGAAATGGGTCAGAATGATGTAATTACAACAGGTACTTATTACATTTCTAAAATTGATAATGGTTGTGAATCAGCTAAAGCAACAGTTTATATAACTGTAAATGCTCGACCTAATGCTCCAACTGGTAACATCAATCAAACATTCCCTAATTATGCGGAAGTAAAAGATTTAAAAGCAAATGAGCCGAATGTGGTTTGGTTTGATTCGTATAATGATGCAATCAACTTTACAAACCCTTTACCAACTTATCAACCATTACAAGATAACAAAACGTATTACGGAGTGCTTGTTGGACCAGCAAACTGTCCAAGTTTACCACTTCCTGTAAAGGTTAAAATTAGTGTAGGATTAAATGATCTAGACTTAGCGTCATTGAGATACTATCCAAACCCTGTAGATTCAGAGTTGAATATATCTTACAAAGAGGCGATTCAGTCAGTAGAGGTTTACGATTTGTTAGGTAAACAAATCAAAACACAAAAATTTGATGCAAACGATGTGAAGATAGATGTATCTAATCTTTCAGCCGGAACCTATATGATAAAAGTTCATACAAACACCGGTTCACAATTTATTAAAATCATCAAAAAATAAATTTTTCTAAACGAGGGGCAATTGCTCCTCGTTTTTTTAACCCCAAAAGAGGACATCGTTCTGTTTTGGGGTTTAATAATTTTTAGACTTTAACTAAAAATAACTCAATTTATTTTCAGATATACGTTTGTTGTCTTATTTTTGCTTATTGCCAAATTAACAAAATCAGCAATTGGTAATTAATTATCTAACGTTATGAAAGAAATTACTAAAGAAGTATATTTAAAGTGGTATGAAGACATGCAGTTTTGGCGCAAGTTCGAAGATAAATTAGCAGCTTTATACATTCAGCAAAAAGTACGCGGTTTTTTGCACCTATACAATGGGCAGGAAGGAGTTTTGGCTGGTGCCTTACACGCAATGGATTTATCAAAAGATAAAATGATAACTGCATACCGCAACCACGTGCAACCAATTGGCATGGGAGTTGACCCTCGCAGAGTAATGGCCGAACTATTAGGAAAAGCAACCGGAACCTCACAAGGTTTAGGTGGTTCTATGCACATTTTTTCAAAAGAGCATGGTTTTTACGGAGGTCACGGAATTGTAGGTGCACAGATTCCCGTTGGTGCAGGTATGGCGTTTGCAGAAAAATATCTAGAAACCGGCGGTGTATCATTAACTTATTTTGGAGATGGTGCCGCACGTCAAGGATCATTGCACGAAGCATTTAATATGGCAATGCTTTGGAAACTTCCAGTAGTTTTTATCTGTGAGAATAATGGTTATGCAATGGGAACATCAGTTGAGCGTACTGCAAACCATACCGATGTTTGGAAATTAGGTTTAGGATACGAAATGCCTTCTTATGCAGTTGACGGTATGAACCCTGTAAAAGTAGCCGAAGCAATGTTCGATGCTATGGAAAGAGCACGTAGAGGCGAAGGACCAACTTTCTTAGAAATGAAAACCTATCGCTACCGCGGACACTCAATGAGTGATGCGCAACATTACCGCACAAAAGAAGAAGTAGAAGAATACAAAAAAATAGATCCAATTACTCAAGTTTTAAACGTTATTAAAGAGAACAATTGGGCAACCGACGAAGAAATCGAAACAATAGACAATCGCGTACGTGATTTAGTTTCAGAATGTGAAAAATTTGCAGAAGAATCTCCATATCCTGAAACAAACGTAATGTATGATGTAGTTTACGATCAAGAAAATTATCCGTTCATTCCTCATAAATTATAAAAAATGGCTGAAATTATTACAATGCCTCGTTTAAGCGATACCATGACAGAAGGTACCGTGGCATCTTGGTTAAAAAAAGTGGGAGATAAAATTTCTGAAGGTGATATTTTAGCAGAGATTGAAACCGACAAAGCTACAATGGAATTTGAGTCGTTTCACGAAGGAACCCTTTTGTATATTGGTGTTCAAGAAGGCGAAACTGCTGCTGTTGATAGTGTGTTGGCAATTATCGGGAAAGAAGGTGAAGATTACAAATCTTTATTAGAAGGATCTACTTCTGAGGGGGAAAAAAATGAACCATCTGATACTAAAGAAGAAAAGCCAGCAGAATCTGATTCAAAAGCTGATACATCTGATAAAGAGGAAGTAAAAGAAGAGGAAACTGCTTCAGAAATTCCAGACAATGTGAGCGTTGTTACTATGCCTCGTTTAAGTGATACAATGACAGAAGGTACTGTTGCATCGTGGTTGAAAAAGGTTGGTGACGAAATAAAAGAAGGTGATATTTTGGCTGAAATCGAAACAGATAAAGCCACAATGGAATTTGAGTCTTTCTATGCAGGAACATTATTGCATATTGGAATTCAAGAAGGCGAATCGGCGCCTGTTGATAGTGTGTTAGCCATTATAGGTCCTGCAGGAACAGATGTTTCTGGTATATTGTCTGGCGGATCAAAACCAAAAGCAAAACCTGAAGCTAAAAAAGCAGAATCATCTGAAGATACCTCAGATAAAAAAGAATCAAACATAGATAAAGAAACTTCTACAAAAACAGAAACTTCTTCATCTACAAATGATTCAAACCGTATTTTTGCATCGCCATTGGCTAAAAAAATTGCACAAGATAAAGGCATCAATCTTTCAGAAGTGAAAGGTTCTGGAGAAAACGGACGTATCGTTAAAAGCGATGTGGAACATTTTACTCCAACTGCAAAAGCCGATTCTAAAACCGAAACTCCAAAAGCAAGTGCGCAAACATTTGTTCCGGCAGGCGAGGTACACGCAGAAGAAATTAAAAACTCTCAAATGCGTAAGACCATCGCGCGTCGTTTGGCTGAATCTAAATTCACGGCACCGCATTATTATTTAACCATTGAAGTGAATATGGACAATGCCATGCAATCTCGTACGTTGATCAATGCATTGCCAGATACCAAAGTTTCGTTCAACGATATGGTGGTGAAGGCTTGTGCAATGGCGTTGAAAAAGCATCCAAAAGTAAATTCACAATGGACCGAAGCGGCAACAATCGTTAACCACCATGTCAATATAGGCGTGGCAGTTGCTGTGGAAGACGGATTGGTAGTGCCGGTTGTAAACCATACCGATTTGTTGAGCTTAACCCAAATTGGTAGTTCAATTAAAGATTTGGCAGGCAAAGCACGTAGCAAGAAATTGCAACCTAAAGAAATGGAAGGTTCAACCTTTACCGTTTCTAATTTAGGAATGTTTGGTATCGAAGAATTTACATCGATCATCAATCAGCCCAATTCGGCTATCTTATCGGTAGGTGCAATTATTGAAAAACCTGTTGTGAAGAATGGTCAAATTGTAGTGGGTAATACTATGAAAGTTACTTTGGCATGCGACCACAGAACGGTTGATGGTGCTACAGGAGCAGAATTTTTACAAACATTGAAACATTTTATTGAAAATCCGGTGACCATGCTGGCTTAATCCATAGAATTGCATTTATATAAACCCGTTTTGATTTTTCAGAACGGGTTTTTTTGTATATTTGTTATAGTAAAAGTTAAATTTATGGACACAATTGTTTTAAAAAATAGAATACATTCTTTTGTAGAAAAAGCAGATGAACGAATTTTGTCTATTGTAAACAGTGTTTTTGAAAACTATTACAATAAAGACATTGTTGCTTATCATCCAGATGGAAAGCCAATGACAAGAGAAGAATATAAAGAAGCCCTTTTAAATGCTGAAAAACAGATTTCCGAAGGAGATTTTATTGATGTTGAAGAGATGGAATAAAAAATGACAGTAAAAGTAAAGCGAATTGTTTGGGTTAGGCAAGCAAGAGAAGCTCTTTCTGAAATTTTAGATTATAGATATTCCAGCATACCTTCAGCTTATAAAATAGTTAGAAAAGAAATTATAAGTGCCTCTAAAAGTATTTTTTTTCTGAACGATATCAGGAAGAAGGCAGCAAGTGTAAAAGACGACCATGCAACAACAAAACGACTGACTATAACAAG is from Paenimyroides aestuarii and encodes:
- a CDS encoding Ig-like domain-containing protein translates to MKKITQLSRFKVRWLTTKTLILMLLGMFLPNLQVQGQTYCTPAYSTGCSFGDDLNTVIINGHGTSVLSDLNTGCTNTTATGYSNKTSVFTAVDLMQSQTYQVQLNTTYSFPSSELVSIWIDFDDDGTFNNTTEKLLSDLPMVQSPSLATGNITIPVNAATGIHRMRVRLVYGSSGGFNACGSASWGETHDYNVNILSLPACSGTPTAGTASATSRSCNSQPFTLSVTGATVAGNMTYIWQSASSATGPWTNINNANGLSHTVTNQTANTYYRFVATCNTSGGTSNSNVVLVSQVAAVTANFFEGFETTPTGSSNNNTVPVCWTYLFGNGSGYGYVSTSAARNGSKGFYTYPYNNTEFFLISPETVNLGNGTKQLRFSVNLPFSGYIGTKVEVYSMNGTTSTATKTLIQSIPLTATGWIEYIVPLPATTDDYFAFSFYGPASQYPNIYLDDVYYEDLSPCIFPMNLQAANITQTSATILWDASLAAGVTGYEYEIRTSGAAGSGATGLVQTGTVNAPTTSVNISGLDHSTSYTVYIRSKCGTTDGLWTSFPIKFNTLCGVITGSFFEGFENADIGAFNNNTVPNCWTYIKTGPTLNYPNGYVATTGPKTGSKHFYTYRASSHAGESLLVSPETDNLGNGTKRLRFSARMYFTGSYGEKLSIYSMDGNTASATKTLIKTVNVSSTAYNEYIVYLPINTTDDYFAFSFDEENMTKYIFIDDIYYEDAPSCRPIEESTITISNVSKNSFDVSWQDIYNLNQMAYEVEVRTSGNPGTPGAIYSTVTAVGVTNITVPGLAPSTDYTVYVRAVCSATDQSVWAKGPSATTLCNYSDFVTYTPSLALCGPQKAVLDATLVDTTFEAAWFDSATDVEPLFVGSNFVSEDDVTQNRSFWLRSQKVVPNTPITIGTGTSSSTSETFLYHGWGGMKFQHIYTAKELSAAGLTAGNITSLDFNVVTSGTSNRNDFSIAMGATTQSSATSSHIANSTLTQVYANPSETFAVGTKTFTLTTPYAWDGVSNIVVQIVWTNQNTGGTSGSVRYHTTSPSMTTYSYADNRSAADFLATISGSVSGSGSTLTKTARPNIVFKGNAGCISPAIEIPVTVSLKPAFELSTASITSCEGGVSDPVTITTNLGNYDTFVWTPSAGVSGDAVNGWTFATNVEQEYVLSATQSNGICEHIKTVRVYAGKKPEALTTLASSYDICKNEIQELEALESIPAMASIGSKLTTTAATSEVSAFVQSAMYSKQQYIYTAAELIAQGVNTSGYINSLSFETINSGASFSNPMYTVKMMLTPNATFGTTNFATGNLSTVYSEVNHTHTFQGMQTIQFDSPFYWDGQSNILVEITQEGMGSGNNAQTYFTTTPGSNVGMYATSATDPNPTAGTRTTDRLDVQFGLEQSSVTWSPINNLYVDAAATVPYTAGTNALTVYTTSGVAMNQVYNALLTAPSGCETTKAITINVADVVTPVVQNQTFCQATPVSNVVVTGGANATFEFYSSATATTPITNITQTGTYYVEATQGNCKSVRVPFTATVTPLALPTAQFTQVVCGGGTVSALMASGVSGSQIRWYSSATSTTPLASTTPLVDNTTYYASQMLGACESGRIAVLVDINAAPASLTPQTISICGTLNYGNVNLNQIPGAELVWYPSATSTTPIPNNGQIVNGTYYVSQRVNGCESLRVQVIATSQGSVPAPTATIQNICGAGTVAQLNAQILPNATAEWYSNATAVTPLAANTPLTNGTYYVSQRVGNCVSVKVPVAVRLISTAAPAVAPITLCAGSTVGSITLPTPSGVSYRWYVNSTSTVVLPSTDVLQSGYYFVTRVENGCESARTQVQITINSRPNSPTGASPQTFNDTDNAQISSLIMTQPNVVWYATYDDAMKGLNPLNQNMPLVDQTTYYAVIIGSNGCPSLPTPIEVRILLGVNDFDLSKLNYYPNPVNDQLTITYSEVITNVEVFDLNGRLVMKNSFDKETVQLDFSRLSSGTYMLNVKTKENSQFIKIVKK
- a CDS encoding Ig-like domain-containing protein: MMRKYLIILTLLLPFINWAQPISPNPYVKDWENTTQLGWTQVVGAFNVTPEAPCQGLNSIRAKVQGVGTLSKAVLRSPSLGITSGALITFSYDYKWLADNGNISGNPIGATLNSINLEWQWASNQGGPWYTFDVVDSNNHTVSAFCTTRTVTFSGYSGKDLYLRVSITNKSANGNNYLYIDNINATEDLVPPTCYMPLNVRVIDKTDSSFEVRWENPTGQSASSIDWEVRTSGLPGSGPNGLIGSGSEPGTSTSVDIDAPAANLSPETVYKIYLKTSCSATNASSWIGIDDITYCNEFDIDTQQVNVCGIQEVDLDYNVPGTKFWFDEDDNLVEQGVNTFTTPEITESRKYVVFSGTQTTATDQQELLIGNGVATSTTVTPLTGSKANKAQYIYLASELKGAGFNKGIIKNFGFRTGLTAGTLLRNNLAIHMGHTKLEEFPSNDFIPTNELKIAKYEANETLVADQINWFKLDEPFIWDGYSNIVVQFTYSDIAGPAPSATPVVCSPLNEQRSLYSGNATLSLAQMYAEVSGTRNTIRMNGYFKIIDGCFGAMRTYELNFSDAPTLNLSADIVNNCSGKPLTKLYILTGVSDYDTYEWTTVDPNDPNDPANDPNDPNNPANAILGDENVGWTFNTTMNMTYVLRASNVGGDRCVIEKTVSVENNPSPQMLQLLNSYSLCFNDIQELKVDNLVNETPIRNLFNGNINGVTISNTVSGDAISNETALFSEGNGSLKITHAAQTNAIVNLATSVNMNNLKSITVEFDHIAALQAGTINVQDYAYLEYTTDNGATWKPFLPEHYTGSASTTLPKPVGNTSLQAMFFTKTSYADWVSFQQATIPTNTAWKSEKFTVPADDFTGAGTFQVRFRMGADGNTQFAGWYIDNVRITPISNYQVTWTPIANLYYDQNATVPYDGLINTGTLYLKGTTNSLNVPYKVEIENQYGCTVEKNFTVSIGLKEAPVVNNITSCGPVNVASTNFGKNPNGVLTYYSSQNSSLPITQITNSGVYYVDQVISGCKSARVPFTVVINPPATVPVAPANQAFCGSATVSNLTYNSINGLNIQWYTTQAGGTPLASTTPINNGIYYGEFTSGPCTSSARVAVNVSVGVTPSAISLSNVYICGTSTIASIAVTSSPGATVNWYQNVNDVTPLANSTVLTTGTYYIAQKIGNCESSRSAVVVSTVQNLTMPTANTTQTFCGNATVGSLMASPTTVGANVYWYGFSTSDTPLSNTTPLVTGTYYVGQSVGDCDSPKRAVSVKILSVNAPVINPITICGDATVSSLPLSSGTGISYKVFDNAFATTEMGQNDVITTGTYYISKIDNGCESAKATVYITVNARPNAPTGNINQTFPNYAEVKDLKANEPNVVWFDSYNDAINFTNPLPTYQPLQDNKTYYGVLVGPANCPSLPLPVKVKISVGLNDLDLASLRYYPNPVDSELNISYKEAIQSVEVYDLLGKQIKTQKFDANDVKIDVSNLSAGTYMIKVHTNTGSQFIKIIKK
- the pdhA gene encoding pyruvate dehydrogenase (acetyl-transferring) E1 component subunit alpha produces the protein MKEITKEVYLKWYEDMQFWRKFEDKLAALYIQQKVRGFLHLYNGQEGVLAGALHAMDLSKDKMITAYRNHVQPIGMGVDPRRVMAELLGKATGTSQGLGGSMHIFSKEHGFYGGHGIVGAQIPVGAGMAFAEKYLETGGVSLTYFGDGAARQGSLHEAFNMAMLWKLPVVFICENNGYAMGTSVERTANHTDVWKLGLGYEMPSYAVDGMNPVKVAEAMFDAMERARRGEGPTFLEMKTYRYRGHSMSDAQHYRTKEEVEEYKKIDPITQVLNVIKENNWATDEEIETIDNRVRDLVSECEKFAEESPYPETNVMYDVVYDQENYPFIPHKL